One Turneriella parva DSM 21527 genomic region harbors:
- a CDS encoding type II toxin-antitoxin system PemK/MazF family toxin yields MKSIIRYDAFDKGDIVLLPFPFTNLKTTKRRPGLVISPKVFNKAGDTTILFMTSNTAAPAREGDVLVQKFKEAGLPKPTLVRMKFVTIANALILKKIGKLPAGDMKRVKAQVMRFFGMAD; encoded by the coding sequence ATGAAGTCTATAATTCGTTATGACGCCTTCGACAAAGGCGATATTGTTCTGTTGCCTTTTCCATTTACCAATCTGAAGACCACCAAGCGCCGCCCTGGATTGGTAATCTCACCCAAGGTTTTCAATAAAGCAGGCGATACCACAATTCTCTTCATGACCTCAAATACGGCTGCGCCCGCCCGCGAGGGTGATGTGCTGGTGCAAAAGTTCAAAGAGGCAGGGCTACCGAAGCCAACACTCGTGCGCATGAAATTTGTCACGATTGCCAACGCGCTGATTCTGAAGAAAATCGGCAAACTGCCGGCCGGCGACATGAAACGGGTGAAAGCGCAGGTAATGCGGTTTTTCGGCATGGCCGATTAA
- a CDS encoding AbrB/MazE/SpoVT family DNA-binding domain-containing protein produces MPILSMPATLTHISSKAQITVPSAMRQIADMHDGDAVLFVAHGNELVLRKYTPEDDAWYKYAETGFAEWDNEEDEVYNSL; encoded by the coding sequence ATGCCAATTCTCTCGATGCCCGCAACCCTGACACACATCTCTTCTAAAGCACAGATTACCGTACCCTCGGCGATGCGGCAGATTGCCGACATGCACGACGGCGACGCTGTGTTATTCGTCGCACACGGCAATGAGCTCGTGCTGCGCAAGTATACGCCCGAAGACGACGCCTGGTATAAATATGCCGAAACAGGTTTCGCCGAATGGGACAACGAAGAAGATGAAGTCTATAATTCGTTATGA
- a CDS encoding retroviral-like aspartic protease family protein has protein sequence MGLTFIEGKVSHNRVSVPLRLLVDSGATYTVLPQPVWKKLKLTPKREQSFILADGTVMKRSVSECLIVIPQGSCHTPVILGEKNDEALLGAVTLEELAVVLNPFERTLQPMQARLG, from the coding sequence ATGGGTCTCACATTCATCGAGGGCAAAGTCAGCCACAACAGGGTCAGCGTGCCCTTGCGGTTGCTGGTTGATAGTGGCGCAACATACACAGTGCTGCCCCAGCCAGTTTGGAAAAAGCTCAAACTAACACCTAAACGCGAACAGAGCTTTATTCTCGCCGATGGCACCGTCATGAAGCGATCTGTCTCTGAATGCCTCATTGTTATACCGCAGGGCTCATGCCACACGCCGGTAATTCTGGGCGAAAAAAACGATGAGGCTCTCTTGGGTGCTGTGACCCTCGAAGAGCTGGCAGTTGTTTTGAATCCCTTTGAGCGTACTCTGCAGCCGATGCAGGCGCGGTTGGGGTGA
- a CDS encoding phosphatase PAP2 family protein: MRAVLRRLTIFLLLISSLSLAAADTADTQHAGRRLHPWHNVFGNLYDSYAGYNSLWHLGAFASTYAIVKTGADDEAQRIFWRDPIGRDFGRTGLFLGWFFQILPATGMYLWGLKASDNELVGAGSATIQAIATTGLVTMALKFISGRQAPLKDGDPNAPSTFTRTTDSSDFRFFNTDFSRGEGRFFWPSGHTSSTITFVSALYAYYPNKHWIAWVGYPVTLAMGVSMIENDSHWLSDVVAGAMIGHIIGYTTGANFRRDFNGSRGKGEESASSREKIRYAQASIVPRRDSTYLALSFEF, encoded by the coding sequence ATGAGAGCAGTTCTTCGTCGGCTTACAATCTTCTTGCTTTTGATCTCCTCACTATCTTTGGCGGCTGCAGACACCGCTGACACCCAGCACGCGGGTCGTCGACTGCACCCGTGGCATAATGTCTTCGGCAACCTGTACGATTCGTACGCTGGTTATAACAGCCTTTGGCATCTCGGCGCATTCGCCTCAACGTATGCAATCGTCAAAACCGGTGCCGATGACGAAGCCCAGCGCATTTTTTGGCGCGACCCGATCGGCCGCGACTTTGGCAGAACCGGGCTTTTTCTGGGTTGGTTTTTTCAGATTCTGCCCGCGACCGGCATGTACCTCTGGGGTCTCAAGGCTAGCGACAACGAACTTGTTGGGGCAGGTTCAGCGACAATTCAGGCAATCGCGACGACGGGCCTCGTCACCATGGCGCTTAAATTTATCAGCGGCAGGCAGGCGCCGCTCAAAGATGGCGACCCGAATGCGCCATCGACTTTCACGCGCACGACAGACTCGTCAGACTTTCGCTTTTTTAATACGGATTTCTCCCGCGGCGAAGGCCGTTTCTTCTGGCCGTCGGGGCACACCTCTTCGACCATCACTTTTGTCTCTGCGCTCTATGCATATTATCCCAACAAACACTGGATAGCCTGGGTGGGGTATCCGGTGACGTTGGCGATGGGCGTGTCGATGATTGAGAACGATTCGCACTGGCTTTCTGACGTCGTCGCCGGCGCAATGATCGGCCACATCATCGGCTATACAACCGGCGCCAACTTTCGCCGCGACTTTAACGGCAGCCGTGGCAAAGGCGAAGAATCGGCCAGTTCGCGCGAAAAGATCCGCTATGCGCAGGCGTCGATCGTGCCCCGGCGCGACTCGACGTATCTTGCTCTGTCGTTTGAGTTTTAA
- a CDS encoding SH3 domain-containing protein, with the protein MNILAFIKNQLILGCGLCLFAGSLLLAQERLSRPQNVPRDATPEDIHGKHTGNWSKEEISGLLKITQFWNQKGIRTVLSVEHGDIRKGVSYDPINGSITVKWQSKRKADFNFHIYGKETTFRQFNKNRFSQIAKCWVVLPQKATCPTCVDDSTLCGEEIEYNLDGSVKSRKQHPHKCLQGCGEFKPFMPPGKYKVHATNVILRDKPSTKGKSLGTLQKGTELQVIEDTHKIETHEFETAPWVKVRVSPSACGTSPACGGGREGEGYVFGGFLDSLERNDL; encoded by the coding sequence ATGAACATATTAGCTTTCATTAAGAACCAATTAATTTTAGGCTGTGGGCTATGCTTGTTCGCGGGTAGCCTCTTGCTGGCTCAAGAACGGCTATCAAGGCCACAAAATGTACCGCGCGATGCAACACCAGAAGACATTCATGGTAAGCATACCGGCAATTGGTCAAAAGAAGAAATAAGCGGTTTGCTTAAGATAACACAATTCTGGAATCAAAAGGGAATTCGTACCGTGCTTAGTGTTGAGCATGGAGATATTCGAAAGGGTGTGAGCTATGACCCGATAAATGGCTCTATAACCGTCAAATGGCAATCGAAGCGCAAGGCAGATTTTAATTTTCACATCTACGGCAAAGAAACAACTTTTAGGCAGTTTAATAAGAACAGATTCAGCCAAATAGCAAAATGTTGGGTTGTGTTGCCACAGAAGGCAACATGCCCGACTTGTGTTGATGATTCGACACTGTGCGGCGAAGAAATCGAATACAACCTCGACGGCTCTGTGAAGAGCCGCAAACAGCACCCCCACAAATGCCTTCAAGGCTGCGGCGAATTCAAACCCTTCATGCCACCCGGCAAATACAAGGTGCACGCCACCAACGTCATCTTGCGCGACAAACCCAGCACGAAGGGCAAGTCACTCGGCACGCTTCAAAAAGGCACCGAGCTGCAAGTCATCGAAGACACGCACAAGATCGAAACGCACGAATTCGAGACCGCCCCTTGGGTGAAGGTGCGCGTGTCCCCCTCCGCCTGCGGCACCTCCCCCGCATGCGGGGGAGGCCGGGAGGGGGAAGGCTATGTATTCGGCGGGTTTCTGGATTCGTTGGAGAGAAATGATTTGTGA
- a CDS encoding BrnT family toxin — protein MSPRLDLEWDEKKAQGNLAKHNVSFPESGTVFGDYVS, from the coding sequence ATGTCGCCAAGGCTCGATCTCGAATGGGATGAAAAAAAAGCGCAAGGCAACCTGGCGAAACACAACGTTTCTTTTCCCGAGTCGGGCACAGTTTTTGGCGATTACGTTTCCTGA
- a CDS encoding BrnT family toxin, with product MAITFPDPDHSKNENRSITFGQSQAGRFLVVAHTERGEKIRIISARLMTKQERKIYEEG from the coding sequence TTGGCGATTACGTTTCCTGATCCAGACCATTCGAAAAATGAAAATCGGTCTATCACATTCGGCCAGTCACAGGCGGGCCGTTTTTTGGTTGTCGCCCACACTGAGAGGGGTGAAAAAATCCGAATTATCAGCGCGCGCCTAATGACCAAGCAAGAGAGAAAAATCTATGAAGAAGGGTAA
- a CDS encoding addiction module protein: MSTATLAKAQEYAANLTSADQAALLDFLLVKMENEMPPEIDALWRKEIRRRAADLASGEDPGTPWEAVQANIKKKFGFS; this comes from the coding sequence ATGAGCACTGCGACGCTGGCCAAGGCACAGGAATACGCGGCTAATCTGACCTCTGCTGATCAAGCCGCTCTGCTGGATTTCTTGCTCGTGAAAATGGAAAATGAAATGCCGCCCGAGATCGATGCACTTTGGCGAAAAGAGATCAGGCGTCGCGCTGCCGATTTAGCTTCAGGTGAAGACCCGGGCACTCCTTGGGAGGCAGTTCAAGCCAATATTAAGAAGAAATTTGGTTTTTCTTGA
- the guaB gene encoding IMP dehydrogenase: MARSTSAKSGKTLQDGFSASTIFEKDQGITYKDFLILPGYIDFAPQDVNLETRITRNVKIKLPLISSPMDTVTESRMAITMALLGGIGIIHNNLSIEDQAAQVERVKRYENGFITEPIVLSPKNTIADIDNISERYGFSGVPITEDGTLRSKLVGIVANRDVDFERDRTILLSKVMTTDLITAPKGISLVQANEILRKSKKGKLPIVDKEGRLVALMSRSDLVKNREYPFATKDEQKRLRVGAAVSTHPHDRERIDMLVARGVDLLVVDSAQGYSKFQIDLLKELKKKYPNVDVMAGNVVTREQGDALIRAGADGLRIGMGPGSICITQDTMACGRSQATAVYYTAQMAAKHKIPVIADGGIANIGDIAKALAVGGSAVMVGSLLAGSKEAPGEYFYENGVRLKKFRGMASIEAMEGGGGAKRYNVEDQKIKVAQGVSGAVVDKGSLFEFIPYLMQGVRHALQDMGYRDIPSLHKALHASKLRFEPRSLAAQAQGGVHGLYSYKKPIIGAE; this comes from the coding sequence ATGGCGCGCAGCACTTCAGCAAAATCGGGCAAAACTCTTCAAGACGGCTTCTCGGCCTCTACCATTTTCGAAAAAGACCAGGGCATCACCTATAAAGACTTTCTGATACTGCCGGGGTATATCGACTTCGCCCCGCAAGACGTGAATCTCGAAACGCGCATCACGCGCAACGTCAAGATCAAGCTGCCCCTCATCAGCTCACCAATGGATACCGTGACCGAAAGCCGCATGGCGATCACCATGGCGCTTTTGGGCGGCATTGGCATTATACACAACAACCTCTCGATCGAAGACCAGGCGGCGCAGGTCGAGCGCGTGAAGCGGTACGAAAACGGCTTTATCACCGAACCGATCGTGCTTTCACCGAAGAATACCATTGCCGATATCGACAACATTTCGGAGCGTTATGGTTTCAGTGGGGTGCCAATCACCGAAGACGGTACGCTGCGCTCGAAACTCGTGGGCATCGTCGCGAACCGCGATGTGGATTTCGAGCGTGACCGAACCATTTTGCTCTCAAAGGTCATGACGACCGATCTGATTACCGCGCCGAAAGGCATATCTCTGGTGCAAGCGAACGAAATTCTGCGCAAGTCGAAGAAAGGCAAGTTGCCGATTGTCGACAAAGAAGGGCGTTTGGTGGCTCTGATGAGCCGCTCAGACCTGGTGAAAAACCGTGAATATCCTTTTGCGACTAAAGATGAACAGAAGCGCCTGCGCGTGGGAGCGGCGGTTTCGACCCACCCGCACGACCGTGAGCGCATCGACATGCTCGTCGCACGCGGTGTTGATTTGCTCGTCGTCGACTCGGCGCAGGGTTATTCGAAGTTTCAGATCGACCTCTTGAAAGAACTAAAAAAGAAATATCCCAATGTCGACGTGATGGCGGGCAATGTCGTCACACGCGAGCAGGGCGACGCCCTCATTCGCGCCGGCGCCGATGGCCTGCGCATCGGCATGGGCCCGGGTTCAATCTGCATCACACAAGACACCATGGCTTGCGGCCGTTCGCAGGCAACAGCGGTCTATTACACAGCGCAGATGGCGGCAAAGCATAAGATTCCCGTGATCGCCGACGGCGGCATCGCCAACATCGGCGACATCGCCAAAGCCCTCGCAGTGGGTGGCAGCGCAGTCATGGTCGGGTCGCTGCTCGCCGGCAGCAAAGAAGCACCGGGTGAATACTTTTATGAAAACGGCGTGCGCCTCAAGAAATTTCGCGGCATGGCCTCGATCGAAGCGATGGAAGGCGGCGGTGGTGCAAAGCGCTATAACGTCGAAGACCAGAAGATCAAGGTCGCGCAGGGTGTCTCGGGCGCAGTCGTCGACAAAGGCTCTCTCTTCGAATTTATTCCCTATCTGATGCAGGGTGTGCGCCATGCGCTGCAAGACATGGGCTATCGTGACATACCGTCACTGCACAAGGCGCTGCACGCCAGCAAGCTGCGCTTCGAGCCACGCTCGCTCGCCGCACAGGCGCAGGGCGGGGTACATGGATTGTATTCGTATAAAAAGCCCATTATTGGTGCCGAGTGA
- a CDS encoding glutathione S-transferase family protein codes for MKLYGSITSPFVRRVRYLCHELGQSFELVDSLTDAGQSAMREKNPIWKEPCAEIDGLVIWDSHTIIDYLTEKYADSPNGLRKPTGVEKWRERNLVSAADGCVESAINVFYLKKDGVAVGDVAYLVKQRARVESILTWLKSQLEGNFFTPEAKIGLSELTLYCILDWLRFREMYPVGDDPVLSAYMQFHSSQPGLVATRLPEK; via the coding sequence ATGAAGCTCTACGGAAGCATAACCTCACCCTTCGTGCGCCGGGTGCGCTACCTGTGCCATGAACTTGGCCAGTCATTTGAGCTGGTTGATTCTCTGACCGACGCCGGCCAGTCGGCCATGCGCGAAAAAAACCCAATCTGGAAGGAGCCCTGCGCCGAGATCGATGGTCTTGTGATATGGGATAGTCACACTATCATCGACTACCTCACCGAAAAATATGCAGATAGCCCCAATGGTCTCAGAAAACCGACGGGCGTCGAAAAGTGGCGCGAGCGCAATCTGGTGAGCGCTGCCGACGGCTGCGTCGAGTCGGCCATAAATGTGTTTTACCTGAAAAAAGACGGGGTCGCGGTCGGTGATGTGGCATACCTTGTTAAACAGCGTGCGCGCGTTGAATCGATTTTAACCTGGCTCAAGTCGCAGCTAGAGGGCAATTTTTTCACTCCAGAGGCCAAAATCGGCCTTTCAGAACTGACCCTCTATTGTATTCTTGACTGGCTCAGGTTTCGTGAAATGTACCCGGTGGGTGACGACCCGGTGCTGAGTGCCTATATGCAATTTCACAGCAGCCAGCCTGGCTTAGTGGCGACGCGTTTGCCTGAGAAATAG
- a CDS encoding cation:proton antiporter, whose translation MRITLLLSVFLGAPLAVFASGDAHDPVHDLLMHIGLTILVATIVAYLGNLAKQPLILAYLAAGALIGPNFGFGLIKSEKDISTISELGLVLLLFMIGMEIDLKKIKASGKSLIVTGVTQFAICAGLGIMFFQLIGFALGGGKYDAFYLAIACGISSTAIVVKLLYGKFELDTLAGRFTLGTLVFQDIWAIVILGVQPNLADPQILQILLSFAKAGALVAVSMALSKYVLPTLFSRIAKIPEMTLLMSVGWCFAVCAAALAMGLSIEMGALIAGVSISTFPYNLDVVAKITTLRDFFVTIFFVSLGMKIPNPIAQASLVGIAFIAAMFVILTRFLSIYPVLFSLKNGNRVSILTSLNLSNISEFSLVIAALGLAAGHISADILSIIIFTFVITSIFAPYMIKYNQQLQPRVTRFFEMFGLRDKKKYVEPSEEELQKDVALLGFFKVASSFVTDAVETTGKNSLKDKIVVVDFNQTVHAKLKSLGIPAVYGDIGHIDTLHHVGLHHTKVAISTIPDTILVGTSNTKLIKQIEEIAPHAKIIVTAENPQTALKMYEDGADYVFLPRQLASSHLTPIVRDMLVIADEEDKSAAAKARRKKAQARLDKLREDAIAELKERHEIIN comes from the coding sequence ATGAGAATAACTTTGCTTCTGAGCGTGTTTTTGGGCGCACCACTGGCGGTTTTCGCCTCGGGCGATGCGCACGACCCGGTGCATGACTTGCTCATGCACATTGGCCTGACGATTCTCGTTGCCACGATTGTTGCCTATCTCGGTAACCTCGCAAAGCAACCGCTGATTCTGGCTTACCTCGCGGCAGGTGCACTCATCGGGCCTAACTTCGGTTTTGGTCTTATCAAGAGCGAGAAGGATATCTCAACCATCTCAGAGCTGGGCCTCGTGTTGCTGCTCTTTATGATTGGTATGGAGATCGACCTCAAGAAGATCAAAGCTTCAGGCAAGTCTCTCATCGTCACCGGCGTTACGCAGTTTGCGATTTGTGCCGGCCTCGGCATCATGTTCTTTCAGCTGATCGGCTTCGCGCTCGGCGGTGGTAAATATGACGCCTTTTATCTGGCCATTGCGTGCGGTATTTCATCGACGGCGATCGTCGTGAAGCTACTCTACGGCAAGTTCGAGCTCGACACCCTCGCCGGCCGATTCACGCTCGGCACCCTCGTCTTTCAGGATATCTGGGCGATAGTGATTCTTGGTGTGCAACCCAACCTCGCCGACCCCCAAATATTGCAGATTCTGTTGTCGTTCGCCAAAGCCGGCGCACTCGTTGCTGTGAGCATGGCGCTCAGCAAATATGTTCTACCCACCCTCTTTAGCCGCATTGCGAAGATTCCCGAGATGACGCTGCTCATGTCGGTCGGCTGGTGTTTTGCCGTCTGTGCCGCCGCGCTCGCGATGGGGCTCTCTATTGAAATGGGTGCGCTGATTGCCGGCGTTTCGATTTCGACTTTCCCTTATAACCTCGACGTGGTCGCGAAAATCACGACGTTGCGCGATTTTTTCGTAACGATCTTCTTTGTTTCGCTCGGTATGAAAATACCCAACCCGATTGCGCAGGCAAGCCTTGTCGGTATTGCGTTTATCGCCGCGATGTTCGTCATTCTCACACGCTTTCTTTCGATCTATCCGGTGTTGTTTTCGCTTAAGAATGGCAACCGTGTCAGCATTCTCACTTCGCTCAACCTTTCGAATATCAGCGAGTTTTCGCTGGTGATCGCCGCGCTGGGTCTCGCGGCCGGCCACATCAGCGCCGACATTCTTTCGATCATCATCTTTACTTTTGTGATCACTTCGATTTTCGCCCCGTACATGATCAAGTACAACCAGCAGCTGCAGCCACGTGTAACCCGGTTTTTTGAAATGTTTGGTCTTCGCGACAAGAAGAAGTACGTCGAACCCAGCGAAGAAGAGCTGCAGAAAGATGTGGCACTGCTCGGCTTTTTCAAAGTCGCCAGCTCATTCGTAACCGACGCCGTCGAGACCACCGGCAAGAACAGCCTTAAAGACAAAATAGTCGTTGTTGACTTCAACCAGACGGTACACGCAAAACTCAAGAGTCTGGGGATTCCCGCCGTTTACGGAGACATCGGCCACATTGACACTCTGCACCATGTCGGCCTTCACCATACCAAGGTGGCAATTTCGACGATACCCGATACGATTCTTGTCGGCACCAGCAACACGAAGCTGATTAAACAGATCGAAGAAATTGCACCGCACGCGAAGATTATCGTGACGGCTGAAAATCCTCAAACTGCGCTCAAGATGTACGAAGATGGCGCTGACTATGTATTTCTACCGCGCCAGCTCGCTTCGTCTCACCTGACGCCGATTGTACGCGACATGCTCGTCATCGCCGACGAAGAAGATAAGTCAGCCGCAGCAAAGGCGCGCAGAAAAAAGGCGCAGGCAAGACTCGATAAACTGCGCGAAGACGCGATCGCCGAACTAAAAGAACGGCACGAAATTATTAATTAG
- a CDS encoding ion transporter gives MIIRQDNVYKRYFDAFLLIFTLFAALEVPLHLALQYPAPPWIRVINLLYPIIFTFDIITSFFTTIMIDGEEVTSKKRIAIHYLRSWFIVDLIAATPFDLIFADGWLSEASNAARSLRLFSPRYIQILLLVRMLRIYHIFPFLEKTRKKELFNPGLVRLFFTIFVVLIIAHWVACGWMALGKKDPNLDFFTNYVKALYWCITTITTIGYGDITPSTNAQTIYTMFVQLTGAGMYGYIIGNLASMLANSDLARTQFRAKMEKIQTFMQYRDVPGDLQDSIRTYYDYL, from the coding sequence ATGATCATCAGGCAAGATAACGTCTATAAACGCTATTTCGATGCTTTCTTGCTGATTTTTACCCTATTCGCGGCGCTCGAAGTGCCGCTGCACCTCGCATTGCAGTATCCGGCACCACCCTGGATTCGGGTAATTAACCTTTTATACCCGATTATCTTCACGTTCGATATTATCACCTCATTTTTCACGACGATCATGATCGACGGTGAAGAGGTCACCTCGAAGAAACGCATCGCCATACACTATCTGCGCAGCTGGTTCATTGTCGACCTGATCGCCGCGACCCCTTTCGATCTGATCTTTGCCGATGGCTGGCTTTCAGAGGCGAGCAACGCCGCCCGATCGCTGAGGCTCTTTTCACCGCGCTACATACAGATTCTGCTGCTCGTGCGCATGCTCAGAATCTATCACATCTTTCCGTTTCTAGAGAAGACGCGCAAGAAGGAGCTCTTTAATCCCGGATTAGTGCGTCTCTTCTTCACCATTTTTGTCGTTCTGATCATTGCGCACTGGGTCGCCTGCGGCTGGATGGCGCTCGGCAAGAAAGACCCGAATTTGGACTTTTTTACCAACTATGTCAAGGCTTTGTACTGGTGTATCACCACGATTACGACGATAGGGTACGGCGACATCACGCCTTCGACGAATGCCCAGACCATCTATACCATGTTCGTGCAGCTGACGGGCGCCGGGATGTACGGTTATATCATTGGTAATTTAGCCAGTATGTTGGCGAACAGCGACCTCGCAAGAACGCAGTTTCGCGCCAAGATGGAAAAGATTCAGACGTTCATGCAGTACCGCGACGTACCGGGCGATCTGCAAGACAGCATTCGTACGTACTATGACTATCTCTGA
- a CDS encoding cyclic nucleotide-binding domain-containing protein translates to MLEELPSSLKLKVALHLNKDIIEKVPMFRGASEEFIRQIVLNLKAVLYTPGDYIFRKGEMGDQMYFISRGKVEIVSEDGGTVFATLSEGGFFGEIALLFSSERTASVRAAEYCDLYTLDKFTFDNVLQKFPEIAEQVHAMAEERRQKTIAEKRNLPAVAAQNARIENIHLSHEQGKVLLNWQDVAGVTGYQVARMSR, encoded by the coding sequence GTGCTCGAAGAGTTACCGTCTTCGCTCAAGCTGAAAGTCGCGCTGCACCTAAACAAAGATATTATCGAAAAAGTGCCGATGTTCCGCGGCGCATCTGAAGAGTTCATTCGCCAGATTGTGCTGAACCTCAAGGCCGTGCTCTACACCCCAGGAGATTATATCTTTCGCAAAGGCGAAATGGGCGACCAGATGTACTTTATCAGCCGCGGTAAGGTTGAAATCGTTTCTGAAGACGGGGGTACAGTATTCGCAACCCTGTCAGAAGGGGGATTTTTCGGCGAAATCGCATTGCTCTTCAGCAGCGAACGGACTGCCAGCGTTCGAGCAGCTGAGTATTGCGACCTGTACACCCTGGATAAATTTACCTTCGATAATGTCTTGCAGAAGTTTCCCGAAATTGCTGAGCAGGTGCATGCGATGGCCGAAGAGCGCCGGCAGAAGACAATCGCGGAAAAACGTAATTTGCCTGCGGTCGCCGCACAGAACGCCCGCATTGAAAATATCCACCTTTCACATGAACAGGGTAAAGTCTTGCTCAACTGGCAAGACGTTGCCGGCGTTACGGGCTACCAGGTCGCCCGCATGTCACGTTAA
- a CDS encoding DedA family protein, protein MFNIDGIIHTIQSIHEPWSYLLVFGILLLCGFGLPIPEDITLIAGGLMAYYQKADPYVMVAVGLAGVMLGDGAMFQIGKRFGYRVFEWKWMAKIMHAERLETVKDKLKNHGNKVIFSARFMPGLRSLVFLSSGALGIPFRVFLLFDGLAALISVPAIVLSCYFFGDQINHAVTVIKNIENGIVLVIVGVIGYFTLKYFLKKRREKREAAGEI, encoded by the coding sequence ATGTTTAACATCGACGGCATTATCCATACAATTCAATCGATTCACGAACCGTGGAGCTACCTGCTTGTCTTCGGTATACTGCTGCTCTGCGGCTTTGGCCTGCCAATACCTGAAGACATCACCCTCATTGCCGGCGGGCTCATGGCCTATTACCAGAAGGCCGACCCTTATGTCATGGTCGCCGTTGGCCTCGCCGGGGTCATGCTCGGCGACGGTGCAATGTTTCAGATTGGTAAGCGCTTTGGTTATCGCGTTTTCGAATGGAAATGGATGGCGAAAATCATGCACGCCGAACGGCTCGAGACAGTCAAAGACAAGCTCAAGAACCATGGCAACAAGGTAATCTTCTCAGCGCGATTTATGCCGGGACTAAGGTCGCTCGTGTTTCTCTCATCAGGGGCATTGGGTATTCCGTTCAGGGTCTTCTTACTGTTCGATGGTCTGGCAGCGCTTATTTCGGTGCCGGCGATCGTGCTATCGTGTTACTTCTTTGGCGACCAGATCAACCATGCGGTGACGGTGATCAAGAATATTGAAAATGGCATTGTACTCGTGATCGTCGGCGTGATTGGCTATTTCACGCTGAAGTATTTCTTGAAGAAACGGCGCGAGAAACGCGAAGCCGCCGGCGAGATCTAA
- a CDS encoding STAS/SEC14 domain-containing protein produces MKVHDLHGFRTWRTPEGYIRTEAKAGVDIVLNFAIENSLVVNELCRGRKRPLLIDLKNLKSITPQARSYFSARDRESDINAFAFLIHSNFQRMVGNIFIQFNRPRLPTKLFNEEPAALEWLKPYLRP; encoded by the coding sequence ATGAAAGTACACGACCTTCACGGTTTTAGAACCTGGCGCACGCCTGAAGGCTATATTCGCACTGAGGCGAAGGCGGGTGTCGACATCGTGCTCAATTTTGCCATAGAAAACAGCCTGGTCGTCAACGAACTGTGCCGCGGCCGAAAGCGCCCGCTGTTGATCGATCTCAAAAATCTCAAGTCGATTACACCGCAGGCGCGCTCTTATTTTTCGGCGCGCGACCGCGAGTCAGATATCAATGCCTTCGCCTTCTTGATACACTCCAATTTTCAGCGCATGGTGGGTAACATCTTTATCCAGTTCAACCGGCCGCGGCTGCCGACAAAACTCTTTAACGAAGAACCTGCGGCGCTCGAATGGTTAAAGCCCTACCTTCGCCCTTAA
- a CDS encoding EF-hand domain-containing protein: MTQAHFAALLFVAMTFTVSAKNHKGGHAGMKGPMHAKMLEKMDADKDGKISKQEWQAHHDKKFIELDADKDGVISQDEFKAHHEKMMKDHHSKMGKNNGAVGDANRKYKKPPRKKKNKDDDLQFDGPAADEKE, translated from the coding sequence ATGACCCAAGCACATTTTGCCGCTCTGCTCTTTGTAGCCATGACATTTACCGTCTCGGCAAAGAACCATAAAGGCGGCCATGCGGGTATGAAAGGCCCAATGCACGCAAAAATGCTCGAAAAAATGGACGCCGATAAAGACGGCAAAATCTCAAAACAAGAATGGCAGGCGCACCATGACAAGAAATTTATCGAACTCGACGCCGACAAAGATGGCGTAATTTCGCAAGACGAATTCAAGGCGCACCACGAGAAAATGATGAAAGACCACCACTCGAAAATGGGCAAGAATAATGGGGCTGTGGGTGACGCAAATCGCAAGTACAAGAAGCCACCACGCAAAAAGAAAAATAAAGATGACGATCTGCAATTTGACGGCCCGGCAGCCGACGAGAAAGAGTAA